The Mesobacillus jeotgali genome window below encodes:
- a CDS encoding MaoC/PaaZ C-terminal domain-containing protein encodes MLLGRKRKLGRKIEEITVGEKLTLTEKIEDKDLLLYLGLTNDANPLYIQHDYASQTPYEKPIVPAIMLNGIITSAVSKYLPGPGSHILRQDIEYVKPVYHYGTVQFLFEVTEVIKSKHNIEISVIGKNEEEETVVSGKLLVCPPYPVQRMDGKALENF; translated from the coding sequence ATGCTGCTTGGAAGAAAACGTAAGCTTGGCAGGAAAATAGAAGAAATCACTGTCGGAGAGAAATTGACACTAACCGAAAAAATCGAAGATAAAGACCTTCTGTTATATTTGGGATTGACGAATGATGCTAATCCTTTGTATATCCAGCATGATTACGCGTCACAGACGCCTTACGAAAAACCGATTGTTCCTGCAATCATGCTGAATGGAATCATCACTTCGGCTGTTTCTAAATACCTTCCGGGACCTGGAAGCCATATTCTAAGACAGGATATTGAGTATGTGAAACCTGTTTACCATTACGGAACAGTCCAATTCTTATTTGAAGTAACCGAGGTAATCAAAAGCAAGCATAATATTGAAATCTCGGTTATAGGAAAGAATGAGGAAGAAGAGACAGTTGTATCGGGGAAGCTGCTTGTCTGCCCTCCATATCCGGTCCAGCGTATGGACGGGAAAGCATTAGAAAACTTTTAA
- a CDS encoding response regulator transcription factor produces MNKKVLVVDDEQSIVTLLKYNLEQAGYVVVTGMDGEEGIRLAAVEKPDLMILDLMLPKLDGMEVCKQLRQQKINVPILMLTAKDDEFDKVLGLELGADDYMTKPFSPREVVARIKAILRRTQTQHEAVEEKPEDEGQIKIGDVRIIPDFYEAYFMDDLLELTPKEFELLLYLAKNKGRVLTRDQLLSAVWNYDFAGDTRIVDVHISHLREKIERNTKKPSYIKTIRGLGYKLEEPKGE; encoded by the coding sequence ATGAACAAGAAGGTCTTGGTTGTGGATGATGAACAATCGATTGTGACACTGCTGAAGTATAATCTCGAACAGGCTGGTTATGTCGTGGTAACCGGGATGGACGGTGAGGAAGGGATCCGTCTTGCTGCTGTTGAGAAGCCGGACTTGATGATTCTGGACTTGATGCTTCCGAAGCTGGATGGAATGGAAGTATGCAAGCAGCTTAGGCAGCAAAAAATCAATGTGCCAATTTTGATGCTTACCGCTAAGGATGATGAATTTGACAAAGTGCTAGGACTGGAGCTTGGCGCGGATGATTATATGACGAAGCCATTCAGTCCGCGTGAGGTTGTAGCCAGGATAAAAGCTATTCTCAGAAGAACGCAGACCCAGCATGAAGCCGTGGAGGAAAAGCCGGAGGATGAGGGCCAGATTAAAATTGGCGATGTTAGGATCATTCCTGATTTCTATGAAGCTTACTTTATGGACGACTTGCTTGAATTGACTCCAAAGGAATTCGAATTGCTGCTGTACCTCGCAAAGAATAAGGGCAGGGTGCTGACCCGTGACCAGCTGCTAAGTGCTGTTTGGAATTATGATTTTGCAGGGGATACAAGAATCGTAGATGTACATATAAGCCACTTACGGGAAAAAATTGAACGGAATACGAAAAAGCCATCATATATCAAGACAATAAGAGGCCTTGGATATAAGCTGGAGGAACCAAAGGGAGAATGA
- the icd gene encoding NADP-dependent isocitrate dehydrogenase encodes MQGEKITVKDGVLNVPNNPIVPFIEGDGTGPDIWAASVRVLDAAVEKAYKGEKKIVWKEVLAGEKAFNQTGEWLPSETLELINEYLIAIKGPLTTPIGGGIRSLNVALRQELDLFVCLRPVRWFEGVPSPVKRPQDTDMVIFRENTEDIYAGIEYASGSDEVKKLLAFLQNEMGVNKIRFPETSGLGIKPVSKEGTERLVRSAINYAITEGRKSVTLVHKGNIMKFTEGAFKNWGYELAEKEFGDKVFTWAQYDKIKEEQGTDAANKAQSDAEAAGKIIVKDAIADIFLQQILTRPKEFDVVATMNLNGDYISDALAAQVGGIGIAPGANINYETGHAIFEATHGTAPKYAGLDKVNPSSVILSGVLMLEHLGWTEAANLIVKSMEKSIASKVVTYDFARLMDGATEVKTSEFGDELIKNMG; translated from the coding sequence ATGCAAGGTGAAAAAATCACAGTAAAAGATGGAGTTTTAAACGTACCAAACAATCCAATCGTTCCTTTTATCGAAGGTGACGGTACAGGTCCTGACATCTGGGCAGCTTCTGTACGCGTCCTTGATGCAGCAGTTGAAAAAGCATACAAGGGTGAGAAAAAGATTGTCTGGAAAGAAGTATTAGCTGGAGAAAAGGCGTTCAACCAGACTGGTGAATGGCTGCCAAGCGAAACTTTAGAGTTGATCAATGAATACTTAATCGCGATCAAAGGTCCTTTAACAACACCTATCGGCGGCGGAATCCGTTCTCTTAACGTTGCATTGCGCCAGGAATTGGATCTATTCGTGTGCCTGCGCCCTGTTCGCTGGTTCGAAGGTGTTCCTTCTCCTGTAAAACGTCCACAGGACACTGACATGGTTATTTTCCGTGAAAACACTGAAGATATCTATGCTGGTATCGAGTATGCAAGCGGATCTGACGAAGTCAAGAAGCTTCTTGCATTCCTGCAAAACGAAATGGGCGTAAATAAAATCCGTTTCCCTGAAACTTCAGGTCTCGGAATCAAGCCTGTTTCAAAAGAAGGAACAGAGCGCCTTGTACGTTCAGCGATCAATTACGCCATCACTGAAGGCCGTAAGTCAGTAACGCTTGTACATAAAGGCAATATCATGAAGTTCACAGAAGGCGCATTCAAAAACTGGGGTTATGAACTGGCTGAGAAGGAATTCGGCGACAAGGTATTCACATGGGCTCAGTATGACAAAATCAAGGAAGAACAAGGTACTGATGCAGCGAACAAAGCTCAGTCTGACGCAGAGGCTGCTGGCAAAATCATCGTGAAAGATGCGATTGCGGATATCTTCCTACAGCAAATCCTTACACGTCCGAAAGAGTTCGACGTTGTTGCAACAATGAACCTTAACGGCGACTACATTTCTGATGCACTTGCAGCACAGGTAGGCGGTATCGGTATCGCTCCTGGAGCGAACATCAACTATGAAACTGGCCATGCTATTTTCGAAGCTACGCATGGTACTGCTCCGAAATATGCTGGTTTGGATAAAGTTAACCCATCTTCTGTTATCCTTTCAGGCGTTCTTATGCTTGAGCACCTTGGCTGGACAGAAGCAGCTAACCTGATCGTCAAGTCAATGGAAAAATCAATCGCTTCAAAGGTTGTAACATATGACTTTGCTCGTTTGATGGATGGCGCTACAGAAGTCAAAACTTCTGAGTTCGGTGACGAACTAATCAAGAACATGGGCTAA
- a CDS encoding DUF441 domain-containing protein yields MIEPMLFLLTLLAIAFLAKNQSLIIAVLVLLVMKIAGFEAKTFSLLQGKGINWGVTIITIAVLAPIASGEIGFKDLGGAFKSPYAWIALISGMAVALLAKGGVTLLAEDPHITTALVLGTILAVSLFKGVAVGPLIGAGIAFAAMKIFELFK; encoded by the coding sequence ATGATAGAGCCTATGCTTTTTTTACTAACTTTATTGGCAATTGCTTTTCTGGCAAAGAACCAATCATTGATCATTGCGGTGCTGGTCTTGCTAGTAATGAAGATTGCCGGATTTGAAGCCAAGACATTCTCGCTGCTGCAGGGAAAGGGAATCAATTGGGGTGTAACTATTATTACGATTGCTGTCCTTGCACCAATCGCCAGCGGTGAAATTGGTTTCAAAGATTTAGGCGGTGCTTTCAAGTCACCTTATGCATGGATTGCCCTGATTTCCGGAATGGCAGTTGCTCTGCTTGCAAAAGGTGGAGTTACCTTGCTGGCTGAAGACCCCCATATAACGACTGCACTTGTGCTGGGAACAATTTTGGCCGTATCATTATTCAAAGGTGTAGCAGTTGGCCCTTTGATTGGTGCTGGTATCGCATTTGCAGCTATGAAAATCTTTGAATTATTCAAATAG
- the pnpS gene encoding two-component system histidine kinase PnpS translates to MTKYRTRLLFALITLIIIVLVGLGLLLGQLFKNYYINSFNERLRIEMNLLTSNIEQNGGLASLNTEEISKMSGLLNARITIVDLEGDIRYDTGELSSTKISRHRDIIGDIVEDEPEEESDLEVGGGFDLHYYWNPLIHDGEKEGYVFLTTKIDELQKAYRQIWWILTVSLGMALVVIILLGTRITNRYTKPIESATNVAIELAKGNYRARTYEDHIDETGMLSSSINILARNLQELMKLKESQQDRLSTLIENMGSGLILIDSRGFINLINKPYKEIFNVKASEYLYKLYYEVIDHDEITQMVEEIFMTEQKVRKQVVLPLEIERRHFEVYGVPIIGTNNVWKGILLVFHDITELKKLEQMRKDFVANVSHELKTPITSIKGFSETLLDGAMHDKATLEAFLEIILKESDRLQVLIQELLDLSKIEQHGFRLTRGSVDLVKEASEVIEILKRKAAQKDILLSLKQSTSEEAVIEGDSDRLKQVLINLVSNAITYTPNGGKVDISLTVQEDSVLVVVKDSGIGIEKSEITRIFERFYRVDKARSRNSGGTGLGLAIVKHIIEAHKGHIEVDSQIGKGTTFTIKLFKKLPQ, encoded by the coding sequence ATGACAAAGTACCGGACACGTCTCTTGTTTGCCCTCATTACCCTGATCATCATCGTATTGGTGGGCCTGGGCCTGCTTTTAGGGCAGTTATTCAAGAACTACTATATTAATTCATTCAATGAACGGCTGAGGATTGAAATGAATCTCTTAACCTCCAATATTGAACAAAATGGAGGGCTCGCATCACTCAACACAGAAGAAATATCGAAGATGAGCGGGTTGCTTAACGCTAGAATCACAATCGTTGATCTTGAGGGAGATATCCGGTATGACACGGGTGAACTATCAAGCACGAAGATTAGCAGGCACCGGGATATTATTGGCGATATCGTCGAAGATGAACCTGAAGAGGAGAGCGATCTGGAAGTTGGCGGAGGTTTTGATCTGCATTATTATTGGAATCCGCTGATTCATGATGGTGAAAAAGAAGGCTATGTTTTTTTAACAACAAAGATCGATGAACTGCAGAAGGCTTACCGGCAAATCTGGTGGATTCTGACGGTCAGCCTGGGAATGGCATTGGTCGTCATCATCCTGCTTGGAACAAGAATCACAAACCGCTATACGAAACCGATTGAGTCTGCAACAAATGTGGCGATTGAGCTGGCAAAAGGGAATTATCGGGCGAGGACTTATGAAGATCATATCGATGAAACAGGCATGCTCAGTTCGTCGATCAACATCCTTGCCAGAAACCTTCAGGAACTGATGAAGCTGAAAGAGTCCCAGCAAGACAGGTTGAGCACCCTGATTGAAAATATGGGCAGCGGCCTGATCTTGATTGACAGCAGGGGCTTTATCAACTTGATTAATAAGCCATACAAGGAAATTTTCAATGTTAAGGCTTCCGAATACCTCTACAAACTTTATTATGAAGTAATCGACCATGATGAAATTACCCAGATGGTAGAAGAAATCTTCATGACCGAGCAAAAAGTCCGGAAACAGGTAGTCTTGCCATTGGAAATCGAAAGACGCCATTTCGAAGTATATGGAGTGCCGATTATCGGAACAAACAATGTCTGGAAGGGCATACTTCTCGTCTTCCATGACATCACCGAGCTGAAGAAACTGGAACAGATGAGGAAGGACTTTGTGGCAAACGTCTCGCATGAGCTTAAAACACCGATAACCTCGATTAAGGGTTTTTCAGAAACGCTGCTGGATGGAGCGATGCATGACAAGGCTACACTGGAAGCGTTCCTCGAAATCATTCTAAAAGAAAGCGACCGTCTTCAGGTACTGATCCAGGAATTGCTTGACCTTTCAAAGATTGAGCAGCACGGCTTCCGGTTGACAAGGGGAAGCGTGGATCTCGTAAAAGAAGCCAGTGAAGTCATTGAGATATTAAAACGCAAAGCTGCACAAAAGGATATCCTTCTGTCACTTAAACAGTCAACCAGTGAGGAAGCGGTTATTGAAGGTGATTCAGACAGGCTCAAGCAAGTGCTGATCAACCTTGTCAGCAATGCCATCACTTATACACCGAATGGCGGCAAAGTGGATATTTCGTTAACTGTCCAGGAAGATTCAGTTTTGGTTGTGGTCAAGGATTCTGGTATAGGCATTGAGAAGAGTGAGATAACGAGGATATTCGAGCGCTTTTACCGGGTCGATAAGGCAAGGAGCCGAAACTCCGGGGGAACAGGACTAGGCCTTGCCATCGTCAAACACATAATTGAAGCTCATAAAGGCCATATCGAAGTCGACAGCCAGATCGGAAAAGGGACAACCTTCACAATCAAGCTTTTTAAAAAGCTGCCTCAGTAG
- the citZ gene encoding citrate synthase — translation MTVTRGLEGVVATTSSISSIIDDTLTYVGYDIDDLAENASFEEVIYLLWHRKLPTAAELDELKKQLAENAALPKEVLEHFKMYPIDKVHPMAAVRSAVSLLGLYDDEADVMEKESNYRKAIRLQAKMPAIVTAFARVRKGLEPIAPREDLNFAANFLYMLTGDEPDEVAVEAMNKALVLHADHELNASTFTARVCVATLSDVYSGVTAAIGALKGPLHGGANEAVMKMLTEIGTLENVAPAIRGKLANKEKIMGFGHRVYRLGDPRAKHLREMSKRLTELTGEPHWYEMSTKIEEIVTGEKNLPPNVDFYSASVYHSLGIDHDLFTPIFAVSRVSGWLAHILEQYDNNRLIRPRADYTGPGKQEYVAIEMR, via the coding sequence ATGACAGTAACACGTGGTCTTGAAGGGGTAGTGGCAACAACATCTTCTATCAGCTCTATTATCGATGACACGCTGACTTATGTCGGCTATGACATTGACGATCTAGCTGAAAATGCTAGTTTCGAAGAAGTGATTTACTTATTATGGCACCGCAAGCTTCCGACAGCGGCAGAATTGGACGAATTGAAGAAGCAGCTTGCAGAGAATGCGGCATTGCCGAAAGAAGTATTGGAACATTTCAAGATGTACCCGATTGACAAAGTCCATCCGATGGCTGCAGTTCGCTCAGCTGTATCTCTTTTAGGATTATATGATGATGAAGCGGATGTAATGGAAAAAGAATCGAATTACCGCAAAGCGATCCGCCTGCAGGCTAAAATGCCAGCTATCGTTACAGCTTTTGCAAGAGTAAGAAAGGGTCTTGAGCCTATCGCGCCAAGGGAAGACCTGAATTTCGCGGCTAACTTCCTGTACATGCTGACTGGCGACGAGCCTGATGAAGTAGCCGTAGAAGCAATGAACAAAGCATTGGTCCTTCATGCCGACCATGAGCTTAACGCTTCAACATTCACTGCACGTGTCTGTGTGGCGACACTTTCTGATGTGTATTCAGGTGTCACGGCTGCGATCGGTGCATTGAAAGGTCCTCTTCACGGAGGAGCAAATGAAGCAGTTATGAAAATGCTCACAGAAATCGGCACTCTTGAAAATGTAGCGCCGGCAATCCGCGGAAAGCTTGCGAACAAGGAAAAGATCATGGGCTTTGGACACCGCGTATACCGCCTGGGAGATCCTCGTGCCAAGCATTTGAGAGAAATGTCCAAGAGGCTGACTGAACTGACTGGCGAACCTCACTGGTACGAAATGTCCACAAAGATCGAAGAAATCGTGACAGGCGAGAAGAACCTTCCGCCAAATGTTGACTTCTACTCAGCATCTGTTTATCACAGCCTTGGAATCGACCATGATTTGTTCACGCCGATTTTTGCTGTAAGCCGCGTTTCCGGTTGGCTTGCGCATATCCTTGAGCAGTATGACAACAACCGTCTGATCCGCCCTCGTGCTGATTATACTGGTCCTGGCAAACAAGAATATGTTGCCATTGAAATGAGATAA
- the mdh gene encoding malate dehydrogenase, whose protein sequence is MSLKRKKISVIGGGFTGATTAFLLAQKELGDVVLVDIPQMENPTKGKALDMLEASPVQGFDANITGTSSYEDTKDSDIVVVTAGIARKPGMSRDDLVQTNQKIMKSVAQEIAKHSPDSFIVVLTNPVDAMTYTIFKESGFPKNRVIGQSGVLDTARFRTFVAQELNLSVKDVTGFVLGGHGDDMVPLVRYSYAGGIPLETLIPKDRLDAIVERTRKGGGEIVNLLGNGSAYYAPAASLVEMCEAILKDQRRVLPSIAYLEGEYGYEGIYLGVPTILGAGGIEKVIELELTPEEKAALDKSAEAVRNVMAVLA, encoded by the coding sequence ATGTCATTGAAACGCAAAAAGATTTCCGTCATTGGTGGAGGATTCACAGGAGCAACAACAGCATTCTTGTTAGCACAGAAGGAACTTGGGGATGTAGTGTTAGTCGATATCCCGCAAATGGAAAACCCTACTAAGGGTAAAGCGCTTGATATGCTTGAAGCGAGCCCGGTCCAGGGATTTGACGCGAACATTACAGGGACTTCCAGCTATGAAGATACGAAAGACTCAGACATCGTTGTTGTAACAGCTGGTATTGCGCGCAAACCTGGCATGAGCCGTGATGACCTTGTCCAGACGAACCAAAAAATCATGAAAAGTGTGGCCCAGGAAATCGCCAAGCACTCTCCTGATAGTTTCATCGTGGTATTGACGAATCCTGTTGATGCGATGACATATACTATTTTCAAAGAGTCCGGATTTCCTAAGAATCGCGTAATCGGCCAATCGGGCGTATTGGATACTGCTCGTTTCCGTACTTTCGTAGCCCAGGAATTAAACCTGTCAGTTAAAGATGTTACAGGTTTCGTTCTTGGAGGCCACGGCGATGACATGGTTCCGCTTGTGCGTTATTCATATGCAGGAGGCATTCCTCTTGAGACACTTATTCCAAAAGATCGCCTTGATGCCATTGTAGAACGGACGCGCAAAGGCGGCGGCGAAATCGTCAACCTGCTTGGAAACGGCAGCGCCTACTATGCGCCAGCAGCTTCCCTCGTTGAAATGTGTGAAGCGATCCTCAAAGACCAGCGACGTGTACTGCCTTCTATTGCTTATCTAGAAGGAGAGTATGGATACGAAGGCATTTACCTGGGAGTTCCTACTATCCTTGGCGCTGGCGGTATCGAGAAAGTAATCGAACTTGAATTGACTCCGGAAGAAAAAGCAGCACTTGATAAGTCTGCAGAAGCAGTCCGCAACGTCATGGCAGTTCTTGCTTAA